In the genome of Streptomyces lydicus, the window CCGGAAGTCGCTCTTGGGACCGGTCGGCATGAGGGTGTCCGCGTCGACGGGCCGGACCCGCGCGGCGCCGTCGCCGTGGGCGCCGGCATTGAAGTCGACCGGGTTTCCGGTCTCCGAGCAGCCGGCGAGCAGTGCGCAGGCAGCGACGAGGGTGGCCGCGAACGCGACGGCAGAAGGGCGTTTCACGAGGGACTCCGCTACTGGATGATCAAGTGCAAGTGCTCATAAAGAGGGAAAAGGCGTCGGGGAGGTTCCCCTGCCACGCACAGGCTTTCGATGCTTGATTCACCCATACGGAGTAACGCGTCCCCGGTGGTTGCCCGCGGCCGGCCTCCGGCTCGCTCGACGGGCACGGTCGTGCGGCCCGGCCGAGAATGCAGCGGTGAGCGATGAACACCGCAAAGAGGAACACCGCAGTGCCGATGGCCCCGCGTCGCGCGCCATGCCGGGCGACGAGGAACGAAGGCTCGCCAGGAAGGCGCTGGCCGGCCGGGCGCGGGACGCGGACGACCTGTCGTTGTTGACGGACATGCTGGGCCTGGACCCGAGCCGCGATCCGGACCACGAGGCGGCGCACGGCCGTCAACCGGGCCCCGGCCGGGGAGCCGGTCGCGGCACCGGACGAGAGCGGCGCCAGGAGCTGCGCCGTGACACCTGTCGTGACGCCCGGTCGCGCTCGGGCGGCCCCGGGGCGTAGCCATGCCCGGGCCCGCCCGCCGTTCCCGGTGCTACCGGCCGGCCGTCCTCGGAGTCGGCGGCTTTGTGCGGCGGTGTGTGCACCGTCTGCCCGCCTGGTGCATCAATGCGCAGATCAGGATGATCCGTTCACGTGGGTTGTCCGGCGACTCCGGATGCTCACCAGGGCAGCGGCCCCGCCGCATCGAAGTACCCCCCGGTGGGGCCGTCCGGGCCCACCTGTGCCATGCGGACGATGATCTCGGCCCCCTCCTCGACCGACTGGATCCCGGTATTCCCGTTCAGGTCCGTCTTGGTGAAGCCGGGCTCCACCGCGTTGATCCGCATGTCAGGGAACGCCTTCGCGTACTGCACGGTGATCATGTTGACCGCGGCCTTCGACGCCGGGTAGGCGACCCCCGGGTAGGCCGCGGCCGGGTGGTCCGGGTCGGCCATGTGCGTGAGCGAGGCCAGGCCGCTGCTGACATTGACCACGACCGGCGACGCGGACCGCTGCAGCAGCGGCAGGAACGCGTGGGCGACGCGTACCGTGCCGAAGACATTGGTCTCGAAGGCTTCCCGCATCACGTCGGCGGTGACGTCCGCCGCCCCGGCCACCTCGTTGCCGGGGCCGCGCACCTCGATGCCGGCGTTGTTGACCAGCACGTCGAGGCCGCCGTTGGTCTCGATCGTCTGCACCGCGGCCGCGACGGACGCGTGGTCGGTGACATCGAGCTGCACGGCCCGCGCCCCGGCGCCCAGTTGCCCGGCCGCGCGACGGCCGCGGGCCGCGTCCCGGCTGCCGACGTAGACGGTGTGGCCCGCGGCGATGAGACGTCGGGCGGTCTCGTAGCCGAGACCCTTGTTCGCTCCGGTGACCAGTGTTGTCGTCATGCCTCCAGCATCCGCATCGCCCGCCGGCGCAGCCAGGAGCCCCGGCTTCCTGGGACCGGCAGTACCAGGAAGGCGGCCGGCAGGCAGGGCACACTGGCCGCATGGCGACGGCGGAGTTCGGCAAGGCGGTGCGCCGCTGGCGCGACCGGGTGGGGCCCGAAGCGGTGGGGCTGTCGGCCGGCGGGCAGCGGCGCGCGGCAGGACTGCGGCGCGAGGAGCTGGCCCTGCTGGCCGGGATCTCGGTCGACTACGTCACCCGGCTCGAGCAGGGGCGTGCCACCCACCCCTCGACCCAGGTCGTCGAAGCCCTGGCCCGGGCGCTGCGGCTCTCGGAGGAGGAGCGCGCCCACCTGTTCCGGCTGGCCGGGCTCGTGCCGCCGGGTCCGAAGACGGTGCCGGCATATCTCACCCCCAGCGTCCAGCGGCTGCTGGACCGGCTGACGGGGACTCCCGTGGCGGTCTTCGACGCGTCCTGGACCCTGCTCGTGGCCAATGCGCCCTACGCGGCCCTGATGGGCGATCCGTCCGGCCGACGCGGCAACGAGCGCAACGGCGTGTGGCGTCACTTCCTCGGCCCGGGCACCGGGGCCCGCCGCACGCCGCAGGCGCAGCGCGATCACGAGGCCGCGCTCGTCGCGGACCTGCGCGCGGCCGCCGAGCGGTACCCGGCCGACCGGCGGCTGCAGCGGCTGATCGCCGACCTGCGCGCGGGCAGCGAGCGGTTCGGCGAGCTGTGGGCCACGGGCGCCGTCGGCCGTCACGATCCCTCGCGGAAGACGATCGACCACCCTCAGGTCGGGCCCGTATCGCTGGACTGCGACGTCCTCACCGTGGCGGGCAGCGACTTGCGGATCATGGTCTACACGGCCGAACCCGGCACCGAGGACGCCGAACGCCTCGCCCTCCTCACCGTCCTCGGCAACCAGGATCTCGTCGGCCCCGCCTCCTGAAGCGCGCCGCCGTATATCGCCTCGGCCTGTCCTCTTGCTGCGGCCGGCCGTGAGCCGGGGGATGCCTGCCGACGGCTACGGGACAGCCCTCAGCTGAAGTGGAGATCCACGTCCTTCTCGACGCAGAGCTGCAGGACGACCACCAACTGGCGGACGTCGTCGATGTGCCGCCGGAGGAGAGGGCCGGCGCTTGCCCCGTACCAGCGGTCGCCGATCTCCCTCAGGCGGGGCAGCATCGCCGCGCAGTGGGTGGGGGTGAGGTCGGGACCGGCGTCGTCGGGGTGATCGAGGAGAGGCGCCAGCCCGGTGGAGACATCGCTCCACGGGCGCTGTCCGCCGAAGCCGTACATCTCGTCGAGGGTGAAGCCCTCGGCCTGCGCCAGCCACTGCCGGAACGCTCCGAAGCTGGAGTAGGACCAGGAGACATCCGGGCTGCCGGTGTCGTCGTCTCCCGGGAACAGCAGCACGCCCATCATGTCCTCCTTGCCGATGTCGACGCGCACACAGGATCGACCAGGGACGCGGGCGAAGGCAACGGAAATGGGCCGAGCCCCGGTGGAAGCTGACGCTGGATGCGGCGCGGCGTCGGCCAGGTGGTTCTGAGCGGCGCCGCTCAGGTCCGCACGGGTGGCAGGAGGCGGGAGCAGGTGGAGTGGGCGACGAAGGCGATGCCGTCGTAGTCCTCGGCGGGGACGAGTGGCGCCATGTGGAAGCGGTAGACGAACCGTGGCACGCCGGCACCGAAGCTGCGGTGCATGTGCGGGGTGCGCAGCCACCGGGCGGCATCGGGGGAGGGGCCGGGGGTGCGCAGGTCGGCGTAGTAGTTGCCGGGGACGGCCTGTGCGAGGCGCGCTTCGACGGACCGGATCGCGGTGCCGATGCGGTGCCGACGCGGTGGACCCTGCGGGTCGTTGCCGCGGCGGGCGAGGAAGGAGCCCTTGCCGAAGAGCAGGGCCAGCGCGTAGTAGCTGTCGCCGTAGCGCTCCCGGAGTCTGCTGCCCAGCGCGGGCACCCCGTTGCCGTAGGTGCCCTTGGTGAGGTGTCCGTTGTGGGCCCAGAGGATGACGCGCTCCGCGGCGCTGTCGTCGACGAGCCGTGCCACGGCGTCGGCCATGTAGCGGTCACGGGCGGCGAACACGCTGTGCTCCCCGGAGGCCATACCGGGAGAGCGGGTCACCAGATCGGCTGCTCGTAGCAGGATGCGCGCGTGTTCCAGGGCCTCGTGTGCGGTATCCGCCGTGGTGTGCCGGGCGAACTGCTCCCGGTGGTCCTCCAGGAAGCCGACGAGTGCTTCGACGCGGCGCAGGAGGGCCTGTTCCGGGTCGGGCCGGGACGCGGGGCGGGCCTGCTCCAGCACCCGAAGTGCGTCCACGTCCCGCTCCCGCTCGGGTGCCACCTGGCGCAGGAAGGCGGCGACCACCTCTACCGAGTCGGTGCAGCGCTGGGGGTCCGTGCCGACGAAGCGCACCCGACGGCTCTCGGGAAGGACGGCGTTGTGGGCGCGCAGCCATTCCACGAGGTCGAGTATTTCCTCCGTGCGCCAGGTCCAGAACCCCAGGCGGGTGAGGAGGCGCGCGGGGTCACCGGTGCCGTGCCGCACATACGTGTCCAGGGCCCGGGCGGCAGACGCACTGGCCTCCATGGCGAAGGTGGTGAAACCCGCCTCGCGCACCAGGAACTGCACGATCCGGTGCTTCAGCCGGAAGAACTCGCGCGTGCCGTGGGTGGATTCGCCCAGACCCACGATCCGCACGCCCCGCAGGGCCGCACCGAGCGGTTCGAGGTCCTGGTGCGGAGCGCCCGGCGTGAGCGAGCCGAGTGGCCTGGCGTACTCGGTCAGCCAGCGATCGATGTCGTCGGGCACCGTGGTGCGTCTCCTCCCTGCGTGCGGTCGGGCGGCGCCTCGGCGCTCCTGTGCTCCCGTGCTCCCGCACCTGATCATGTGTCTGTTCCTGCTCCCGGCACGTGGTGGGGATGTCCTGGAGCGGTCTCGCACGGCGTCCGGGTGTCCGGGTGTCCGTGCTCGGATTACACGCCCCGCGACGTTGACGACAACTTCGTTCACACCCGCCCGACCGTATTCGGCCAAGTGCCCGGCGATGTCCTCGGGCGAACCGTGGGTGCGGGTGCGGGTGCGGGTGCGGGTGCGGGCACAGGCGCTGGCGCGGGTGCTGGTGCAGGTGCCGGATCGGTGAGCAGGGCTGGTGGGCTGGTGAGGACGGCTGGTGAAGAGGGCCGGCGAGCGGGACACCCCAGCGCGACTTGCCAGCGCGACGGCTCCGCCCCGCCCCTCCCCGCCCACCGCATGCCCCGCCTCGCCCCGCCCCACGACACGTCCCCGCCATTCCCTCCGGGCCGCAGTCGTCCTCGCCTCGCCCGCGCCATGATGCCCCGTACCGGTGCCGGTGCCACACTTGGCGGGCAGGATCTTCGTGCCGCCGCCAAGCCGGAGGAGGCCGTGCCCGTGGCCGACAAAGGCACCGACAAAGGCACCGACAAGGGGACCGGCAACGGGACCGACGACAAAGGCGCCGAGAACAAAGGCGCCGACCGCAAAGGCGCCGACCGCAAAGGCACCGACGGCACAAGGACCGACAACGGCACCGTCGTCGAAGCCGTGGCCCCGGCGTCGCCCGCGCACCGCCCGTATGCCCTGGTCACCGGCGCCACCGGATACATCGGCGGACGCCTGGTGCCCGAACTCCTCGCGGCAGGATTCGCCGTACGGGCGCTGGCCAGGACGCCGGAGAAGTTGCGTGACCACCCCTGGGCCGCGGATACCGAGATCCTGCGCGGCGATGTCACCGACGCCGCGTCGGTCCGTAGCGCCATGGACGGTGTCGAGGTCGCCTACTACCTGGTGCACGCCCTGGGCAGCGGCCGGAGTTTCGAGGACACCGACCGCAGGGCCGCGGAGATCTTCGCCCGGCAGGCCCGCGCCGCCGGAGTGCGCCGCATCGTCTACCTCGGCGGCCTCGGCCCCCGGGGCATCCCCGAGCGGGACCTGTCACCCCACCTCCGCTCCCGCGCCGAGGTCGGCGGCATCCTGCTGGCCTCCGGGGTTCCCACCGCGGTCCTGCGCGCCGCCGTGATCATCGGCTCCGGCTCGGCCTCGTTCGAGATGCTGCGCTACCTCACCGAGCGGCTGCCGGTCATGGTCACACCGAGCTGGGTGCGTACCCGCATCCAGCCGGTCGCCGTCCGGGATGTGCTGCGCTACCTCGTGGGCTGTGCCCGCCTCCCCGGTGACGTCAGCCGCACCTTCGACATCGGCGGGCCCGACATCCTCACCTACCGCGACATGATGCAGCGCTACGCACGGGTCGCGGGGCTGCCCGAGCGGCTGATCCTCCCCGTCCCGATGCTCACCCCACGTCTGTCCAGCCTCTGGATCGGACTGGTCACCCCCGTGCCCCCCGGCCTCGCCCGCCCCCTGGCCGAATCGCTGCGCTACGAGGTCGTCTGCCACGAGCACGACATCGCCCGCTACGTCCCCGCACCCGACCCGCCGGGCCACCCCCTTGCCTTCGACGACGCCCTGGAACTGGCGCTGCGCCGGGTACGGGACGCCGAGGTCACCACCCGCTGGTCCAACGCCGCTGTGCTCGGCGCACCGAGCGATCCGCTGCCCACCGACCCCGACTGGTCCGGCGGCAGCCTCTACACCGACCGGCGGGAGCGGACCGTGGACGCCCCGCCCGAGGTGCTGTGGCGGGTGGTCGAGGGCATCGGCGGGGACAACGGCTGGTACTCCTTCCCGCTCGCCTGGTCGCTGCGCGGCTGGCTGGACCGGCTGGTCGGCGGAGTGGGGCTGCGCCGCGGCCGGCGGGACGCGGGCCGGCTGCGGGTCGGCGACTCGCTCGACTTCTGGCGGGTCGAAGAGGTCGTGCCGGGCCGTCTGCTGCGGCTGCGCGCCGAGATGCGCCTGCCCGGTCTGGCCTGGCTGGAGCTGACGGTCGGCCGCGACGCCCAGGGCCGCACGCGCTACGGCCAGCGGGCCCTGTTCCACCCGCACGGACTGACCGGCCATGCGTACTGGTGGTCCATCTCCCCGTTCCACGCCGCGGTGTTCGGCGGGATGGCCCGCAACATCGCGGCCGCCGCGGCGGCGGAGCACCATGCCCGCCCGGCGTGAACGGCCCGAGGCGGGGGCGGAATCCGCGACCGCTCCGGCCGGATTCCGGGGGTCGTTGGCATGCTGGTGCCATGACGGAGCGAGCCAGGTGTGCGCGGGAGCGGGCAGTGGTGGTGGGGGCGGGGCCGAATGGTCTGGCCGCGGCGGTCACTCTGGCCCGCAGCGGGCTGCAGGTGACGGTGTTCGAGGCGGCCGATGAGATCGGCGGCGGTACCCGCAGCGGCGAACTGACCGTCCCCGGTGTGCTGTTCGACCACTGTTCCTCGACGCATGTGATGGGCGCCGGCTCCCCGTATCTGCGCACCCTCGATCTCGCGCCGTACGGGCTGGAGTGGCTGTGGCCCGAGATCGACCTGGCGCACCCGGTGGACTCCGGAGGTGCCGGAGCGCTCCACCGGTCCGTGGAGCGGACCGCCGAAGGCCTCGGCGCCGACGGACCGGCCTGGCGTCGGCTGTTCGGGCCGTTGGCCGCCGACGCGGAGGCGCTGACCGACGAGGTCATGCGGCCGCTCCTCAAGGTGCCCCGCCACCCGTTCCGGCTCGCCCGCTTCGGGCTGCACGCCCTGCAGCCGGCCACACTGATCGCGCACCGTTTCCGCACGGAAGCGGGCCGTGCTCTCTTCGGCGGGGTGGCGGCCCACCTCTTCGGCCCGCTGAGCCGGCCGGCCGGCGCGTCCGTGGGGCTCATGATCATCGCGGCCGGGCACCGGTACGGCTGGCCGGTGGCGAAGGGCGGCTCGGGCGCCATCGCCACGGCGCTGGCCGCGCTGCTCACCGAGGCCGGCGGCCGGATCGAGACCGGCGTACCGATCCGCTCGCTCGACGAACTCCCGCCCGCCGCAACGGTGTTGCTCGATCTGATGCCGACCGCGGCGGCAGCGCTGATCGGCGACCGGCTGCCGCCCCGGGTACGCCGCGCCTACACCCGCTACCGGCCCGCCCCCGGTGCGTTCAAGCTCGATCTGACGGTCGAGGGCGGGGTGCCCTGGCGCGCCGAGGCCTGCCGGCGGGCCGGAACGGTCCACCTCGGCGGCAGCTTCGAGCAGATCGCCCACGCGGAGCGGGAGGTCCATCTCGGACGGATGCCGGAGCAGCCGTTCCTCCTGGTCGCCCAGCAGTACCTCGCCGACCCCGGCCGCTCCGCAGGTGACCTCCACCCGGTCTCCGCGTACGCACATGTGCCGCACGGCTACACCGGCGACGCCACCGCCGCGATGCTGGCGCAGTTCGAGCGCTTCGCGCCGGGGACGCGGGAGCGCATCGTCGCCGTCACCGCCACCCCG includes:
- a CDS encoding SDR family oxidoreductase, translated to MAPASPAHRPYALVTGATGYIGGRLVPELLAAGFAVRALARTPEKLRDHPWAADTEILRGDVTDAASVRSAMDGVEVAYYLVHALGSGRSFEDTDRRAAEIFARQARAAGVRRIVYLGGLGPRGIPERDLSPHLRSRAEVGGILLASGVPTAVLRAAVIIGSGSASFEMLRYLTERLPVMVTPSWVRTRIQPVAVRDVLRYLVGCARLPGDVSRTFDIGGPDILTYRDMMQRYARVAGLPERLILPVPMLTPRLSSLWIGLVTPVPPGLARPLAESLRYEVVCHEHDIARYVPAPDPPGHPLAFDDALELALRRVRDAEVTTRWSNAAVLGAPSDPLPTDPDWSGGSLYTDRRERTVDAPPEVLWRVVEGIGGDNGWYSFPLAWSLRGWLDRLVGGVGLRRGRRDAGRLRVGDSLDFWRVEEVVPGRLLRLRAEMRLPGLAWLELTVGRDAQGRTRYGQRALFHPHGLTGHAYWWSISPFHAAVFGGMARNIAAAAAAEHHARPA
- a CDS encoding helix-turn-helix transcriptional regulator translates to MATAEFGKAVRRWRDRVGPEAVGLSAGGQRRAAGLRREELALLAGISVDYVTRLEQGRATHPSTQVVEALARALRLSEEERAHLFRLAGLVPPGPKTVPAYLTPSVQRLLDRLTGTPVAVFDASWTLLVANAPYAALMGDPSGRRGNERNGVWRHFLGPGTGARRTPQAQRDHEAALVADLRAAAERYPADRRLQRLIADLRAGSERFGELWATGAVGRHDPSRKTIDHPQVGPVSLDCDVLTVAGSDLRIMVYTAEPGTEDAERLALLTVLGNQDLVGPAS
- a CDS encoding erythromycin esterase family protein, translating into MPDDIDRWLTEYARPLGSLTPGAPHQDLEPLGAALRGVRIVGLGESTHGTREFFRLKHRIVQFLVREAGFTTFAMEASASAARALDTYVRHGTGDPARLLTRLGFWTWRTEEILDLVEWLRAHNAVLPESRRVRFVGTDPQRCTDSVEVVAAFLRQVAPERERDVDALRVLEQARPASRPDPEQALLRRVEALVGFLEDHREQFARHTTADTAHEALEHARILLRAADLVTRSPGMASGEHSVFAARDRYMADAVARLVDDSAAERVILWAHNGHLTKGTYGNGVPALGSRLRERYGDSYYALALLFGKGSFLARRGNDPQGPPRRHRIGTAIRSVEARLAQAVPGNYYADLRTPGPSPDAARWLRTPHMHRSFGAGVPRFVYRFHMAPLVPAEDYDGIAFVAHSTCSRLLPPVRT
- a CDS encoding phytoene desaturase family protein encodes the protein MTERARCARERAVVVGAGPNGLAAAVTLARSGLQVTVFEAADEIGGGTRSGELTVPGVLFDHCSSTHVMGAGSPYLRTLDLAPYGLEWLWPEIDLAHPVDSGGAGALHRSVERTAEGLGADGPAWRRLFGPLAADAEALTDEVMRPLLKVPRHPFRLARFGLHALQPATLIAHRFRTEAGRALFGGVAAHLFGPLSRPAGASVGLMIIAAGHRYGWPVAKGGSGAIATALAALLTEAGGRIETGVPIRSLDELPPAATVLLDLMPTAAAALIGDRLPPRVRRAYTRYRPAPGAFKLDLTVEGGVPWRAEACRRAGTVHLGGSFEQIAHAEREVHLGRMPEQPFLLVAQQYLADPGRSAGDLHPVSAYAHVPHGYTGDATAAMLAQFERFAPGTRERIVAVTATPTAELERGNANLAGGDIIGGANTPLQLTMRPRVALDPYGTGVPGVFLCSAATPPGAGAHGMSGHNAARSALRALGRA
- a CDS encoding SDR family NAD(P)-dependent oxidoreductase; translation: MTTTLVTGANKGLGYETARRLIAAGHTVYVGSRDAARGRRAAGQLGAGARAVQLDVTDHASVAAAVQTIETNGGLDVLVNNAGIEVRGPGNEVAGAADVTADVMREAFETNVFGTVRVAHAFLPLLQRSASPVVVNVSSGLASLTHMADPDHPAAAYPGVAYPASKAAVNMITVQYAKAFPDMRINAVEPGFTKTDLNGNTGIQSVEEGAEIIVRMAQVGPDGPTGGYFDAAGPLPW